Part of the Rana temporaria chromosome 11, aRanTem1.1, whole genome shotgun sequence genome, TGTTCGGTATTTAACTCAACTGTATTCAAGCTAGGCTGTCATGCCTCAATTACCTTTAATCTTTATATGTTATATGTTATCTGATTATATGTGATCTTTatgcaaatatttattttgtatttcttttgtaatTGACACTTGGTGGTTCCTGCTacactgatgccccgtacacacatccaGGAAttcgtcggaaatcccgaggggaaagccgagaacctgctttctccctacacacggctggttttcctgacaggatggagctttggtcgggaatcccggctgtgtgtatgctccatcgcagtttttcccatatcCATATGCAtcgccggttttcccggcgggaaaaaagagagccggttctctttttttgtctagcggtttttgggcagttttcccgtcataAAAACagggaggagcatacacacggtcgggattcctggccaaaagctttccttgcagttttcccgtcggcaaaaccggccgtgtgtacgaggcttcagggtgTGGTACCCTTTCTTACCAGCCCATTACTATCCAATATTATAGCTTATACTATGAAACAACATTTACTTCCTCCAATAAGGTTGggaaataataatacacatactTCATTTAGCTTAGAGTCCACTACCAACCTACGTTGGAACTAACCTTGCAGTTTTCTCCTGGCAGATTTGTCCATTGTAATGTACAGTTGCATCATGGGAGATAGTTGAATCTGCATCTGAAGTCCAAATTTAGTTTGAGCAATGATGTAGGGATCAGAAGGCTGCATGATGGAAAAACTGGCtgtaaaagaaaacacacacatttttatagaatttctAATGACAGATCTCTAAATTGAAATTGATAAATCTGAGGATAATTTTATATTTGATCCCAACCTACTTTAACCTGGTGGTGTCCAGCAGCTTATACTTACTAAAACTAGCACCTACAGGTATGCCTCCGCCATTCAGGCACTGAGCATTTTTCCACAGGATGGGCAGAGAGTTTTTACCcctttataaattttgacttggagcttacacagggctacCTTTCTTCGCTCCCAGGGATCATAGGGAACAAAGGAAAGGTATGGGCAAAGTGCAGGTACACATTCAGATCATTGGGTCTCATAGAGAAACATGTTCTATGTGTTCCTGTTCATTTTTTACAGTAATGACACGCTAAGATACAACATTGGCTACACCAATTTAAAATTCATCTACATGTATTACTGCTACAGTGTATCTGAactcaaggagaaaaaaaaatctatacattAGAGTTGACTAGTTCTAGATGTGttggttgcatttgttttttgttttttttcacctttttgtctttatttaaacctggtaaaaaaaaaactaaaaaagaaaccACATCCAATTACTGATAAActgaaatatattatattttttttcttgggtttgGATACCCTTTAAACAAAATTGAGCATACATTACAGATTTCAATATTGATAATGATTGGTACATGTCAGCACACAATACTTTTTCACCAGCTTTTTTGGGGGTACGGATTTTTTTGAGCAGGTTAGCGCTTCAGTGGGGCTTCTATCCAAACTGTCTAATAAAGTAATAAGCAATAAAACATTGTATTTTGTAAACATGTTATTAATATTACCTGTAATGTGAGGCAGTGTGACTTCAAGGTCATTTAGTAAGACGGTCCCATCTGCTTTAAAGGTCACAACCTGCAGAAATGAAGCCGTAATATAGTTATTCCGGTACCAAAATGCTTTAAAAACTAAGcagaaaaatctatttaaaaataTGTTCTGTGTGGAATTAGCAGtacaatgataataaataaaaacataaggaGTTCCAATTAGTTTGAAATAATTTTGGTTGGTTTtgtatttgacacttttttatttacttttcactTATTTTTAGTATACTTGCATTTTGCATGTTGTCTGTGAGTAGAACAACAGACTTGAGACAAGTTTCTCTTTTAAAAGAACTGCAAGGAGCTAATTCTCCGAGGACAACATGGGATTCATTTTTGTGAACCTATAAAAGAAAAGAACAATATATTTTATAGATAATATTTTACATGCACAGTATATTGTGTATAGTGCATTCTGATTTAATGTATACAGTACATTTAGAGACCAGGTTAGGCTGTATGATTAATGGGTTCTTATTTATTGCAGTTTTCCAGGGTATACATTTTGAGCCAGTCTAATGAGTGGATTGCGAAATTTCTGACATGCTCCTGTCACAGGATAAACCTTGGTAACTGACGATTTGAAATATCCGTGTTTACAATCCCCATTCCATGTATGACTGATAATTTGACACTGCTATTGAGCTATGGTAGATGTTCTAATATCCTTGAAACGTGTCTatatttaaagcgtttgttaaccccccaaaaaaaacgatgCTGCTCCTTTAcccgcttgccgaccgcgctcTATATagatttatgtcggcagaatgcaTGGCTGCGCAAAGTAACGTACCTGTACGGTGTCCGGCGATCGTGTCACTGagctgcctagtgacaggacacagaTCGTCTGCTCCCCCTAATTGGGAGCAgcaatcagtgtcatgtcacagtaagctcCACCcacaacagttagaatcactccctaggacacacttaaccccttcctagccccctagtggttaactccttcactgccagtcacatttacacagtaataagtgcatttttaaagcactaatcactgtataaatgtgaatggtcccaaaatagcgtcaaaagagtctgatgtgtccaccataatgtcgcagtcatgataaaaattgctgatcgccgccatttctagtaaaaaaaatattaataaaaatgccataaaactacctatTTGATAGACGcttaaaaacctggttgatcctgccagtttctccccacccctcACACTGGccacggtgtatcatggctgctgagaccagacTCCGTGGTCAGTTTATTTGCctctgtcatcagcagcctgctatctgctctcctctctgcttatgtgtccccctcccccctccccctccttctgatcTCAAAACACTaatctgtatacaccatcagtacTGCCCCCCATTGCAGTGTtcccctctgtgaatgatttataaatataaatgctgtaaatacctaatttaagagccgagattgcgatcacatgaccagccatctctctcctcctctcctcctcccctccagactgacatcagcagaggaatctcagccccgcccactgcatctctcagaggaggaaaggatagagctggccagtcatgtgattGCAATCTCagcagtgaaattaggtatttgcagcatttatttttagaaATCATACACAAAGGGggatactacaataggaggcagtgctgatggtgtatacaggttagaatggcttaacaaccactttaagcgatTGATTCTCCTTCTTTTGCATTTAGTGATCAAAGAAGGAATAAATCGAATCCCTATCTGCTGCATACAACACAGTGTGTGTTCAACTTATGCATTAATGTGCAATACCCACAATTCGATTGGTTACAATGAAATCAAAGTGTATAAACAATAAAACTGCAATATGTGGTATTAATATTCTTTGAAGTGCTTCTCCACAAATGTCCATGAATTCCGGCATGCATCCAAGTTTAATCATTCTATAGAATGACAGTCCTGCTCCACCATCCCTGAGAGAACAGCCACTTCCCCAATCTATCCGGGTGTATCTCACCACAACCGGATGCTCCCAGCGGAATGAGGGGGGAGATACAAGAAGTGAAGTCATTTCTCCAGAAGCATCAGGAAAGTAGTGAGATACACCCAGCACACACTAGGGATGGTGGAGACAGACtgtaa contains:
- the LOC120916798 gene encoding mucin-2-like, with the translated sequence MTSLLVSPPSFRWEHPVVVHKNESHVVLGELAPCSSFKRETCLKSVVLLTDNMQNAIFKAFWYRNNYITASFLQVVTFKADGTVLLNDLEVTLPHITASFSIMQPSDPYIIAQTKFGLQMQIQLSPMMQLYITMDKSARRKLQGLCGNFNSKETDDFKTSGGLVEATASAFANTWKARSACEDMPDFLDDPCSLSIEKGNNLFHDRFISQRFFILFYHSSQ